CGGGATACGCGCGCTCGCCCCTGCAGGAATACAACCCCGAAAACATACGGGTATACCCCGGCAGGGCGCTCAACCGGCTTCGCCTCAAGGAATGGGATTATTATGGAATCACTGCCCGGGATTTTTTCTTCTCGGCGACGGTGTCCCATATAGGCTACGCGGGTATGGTCTTCGTGTACTTCATCGATTTCGCGAAGGGCTTCTGCGTGGAGCGGAGCATCACCATCCCGCTCGGAAAGGGGTGCGATCTCCCGCATTCGAGCGAACAGGGGGATATCCTGTTCGAGAACCCGGGTGCGCGGCTTTCTTTCGTCAAAAAAGGCGATCGGCGCGAGCTTTCCGTGTGGTGGAAGGGGTTTCATGAAGGCGACTGCGAGGCGAATATCACGCTGTTCGAGCCGCGGATGGATTCCCTCGTGATTACCACGCCTATCGGCGCGAAGCGCTTCTATTATAACCGCAAGATCAACTGCATGCCCGCGGAGGGAAGCGTCACGGTGGCGGGAAAGAAACGCACGTTTTCCAGGAAGGACGCCATGGGCACCCTGGACTGGGGACGCGGGGTGTGGGAATATTCCAGCTTCTGGAACTGGGCGAGCGCATCGGGGTTCCTTCCCGGCGGCGGGTCGGTGGGTCTCAACCTGGGGTGCGGGTTCGGCGACCTTTCGGCGGCCACGGAAAACTGCTTCTTCATAAACGGCGCGATGACCAAGCTCGATTGGGTGGATATCTCGTACGACCCGTCCTCGTACATGCGTCCCTGGTATTTCAGCTCGCGGGACGGCAGGCTGAACCTCACGCTCACGCCGTTTTTCGAGCGGGTCGCGAAGACGAACCTTCTTGTTATCGCAAGCGAGGTCCACCAGATGTTCGGGACCTATCGCGGCACGTTGCGTACCGACGCGGGCCGCGAGCAGCGTATCGACGGCCTCACCGGCTGGGCAGAGGAACACAGGGCGCGGTGGTGAGCAAATGGAACCGAATTCCAGCACGAAATTCGTCTGCCTGCTCATCGATGAAAACCTGATCTTCACCGAGTGGCATATCGAGTCCCAGGTGTGGGAAAAACAGAAGGCGGCCTCGATCGCCGATTACCAGGGCGATCCCTTCCTCTTTCTCGAAGTATGGATCGTGATGGAGGGTCGCTCCACGCTGTGCACCGAGTATCCCGTGTACGGCAGGGAAAACCGCTGGCACATCTTCGTTACCGGCGAATTCGCCGGGAGGCGCGTCCGCCTTAGCCTCACCGCCGAGAGCCTGCACGGCTACCGCGTGATAATTGCCGAATCCGGCGAGATAGACGTGCCGCTCTCCGGCGCCGCGCTGGACAAGTCCCTCCGCAAAAACGGGGTAAAGGATCTATACGACATTTCCGGCGCGGGGGGCGAGACGGGCGGATCGTCCTCGTCCTCATGACATAGTACCATGGGATCCGGTAAAGGCGCGCGTGCGCGCCTCGCGTTCGTCCTTCACGCCCATATCCCCTGGGTGCGCATCCCGGAGGAGCGCTTTCCCCTTCAGGAATTGTGGCTGTACCAGGCGATGCTCGATTCATACATACCCTTTCTGCAAATGGTCGAGCATCTGTGGCCTGCGGGCATTCCCCCCAAAATTACACTGTCCGTCAGCCCTACGCTGATTTCCATGCTGGACGATCCCTACTTCACCGCGCGGTTTTTGGATTACCTTGCCGTGCTGAAGGAGCTTTGCGGGATAGCCGCGAAGCGCGGGGGATTCGACGCGGCGCGTGCGGCAGGCTTTCTCGCGCGCCGGGCCGCGGAATCGGGGGATTGGCTCGCCCGGCAGGAGCGTGGTTTGGTCGGCGCGATACGCGCGGCGGCCGGACACGGGGTAAACCTGATCTGTACGGCCGCTACCCACGCCTTCCTGCCCGCGTGGAGGCATTCCCCGGGGATGGTCAGGCTCCAGGTCGAGACGGGGCTTCGCTGTTTCGAGAAAATTATCGGGTCCAGGCCCGACGGTTTCTGGCTTCCGGAAATGGGTTATTATGCGGGCCTGGACGGGCTCCTCGCGCACGCGCGCATCGACTATACGTTCTTGAGCGCGCACAGCCTGTACGCGACACCCACGGTTCCCCCGACGGGAAATTTTTTCCCCGTGGTCACCGGGACGGGGCTTCGCGTATTCCCGCGCGATGCGGGACTCTCGGACCGGATATGGTCGAGGGAATCGGGTTACCCGGGCGACGTGCGGTATCGCGAGTTTCACCGTGATTACACGTACGATATCCCCGAGGGGGAGCTCTCCTCTCACGGCGTTACCCGGTCCCCGTTCGGGCTAAGGCTTTTCGGCATCACCGGCGGCTCTTCGGAAAAAAAGTTTTACGACCCGGGAGAGGCGTCGCTCGCCTGCGACGAGCACGCGGAAGGCTTCATCGCGGCCGTCCGGGAGCGCGCGGCAAGGGTGAGGGAGCTCGCGGGCATCGACCCTGTCTTCACGCTGCCCTTCGACTTGGAGCTCTTCGGCCACTGGTGGTACGAGGGGCCGCTTTTCCTGGAGCGCGTCCTGCGCGCCGTCGAACAATCGGACGACCTGGAGCTTGTCACCCCGGACGATTTTCCCGGGGGTTTGGATATGCCTCTGGTCGTTCCCGCGGAATCTTCGTGGGGGAGGGGGGGCTACGGGGCCACCTGGCTCAACCCGGACGTGATCGATGTCTATTCGCGCGCGGCCGGCCTGTTCGACCGGCTGTGTGCACTTTCCCGGCGCGCGGACCCGCACAGTATCTTCGCGGCCGCCCGCGAGATCATGCTCCTCCAGTCATCGGACTGGGCGTTTGGAATATCCAACGATAATTTTCGGGACTATTTCCTG
This genomic stretch from Spirochaetota bacterium harbors:
- a CDS encoding DUF2804 domain-containing protein, translated to MQTEITKREKLLVGNGRLTRPGYARSPLQEYNPENIRVYPGRALNRLRLKEWDYYGITARDFFFSATVSHIGYAGMVFVYFIDFAKGFCVERSITIPLGKGCDLPHSSEQGDILFENPGARLSFVKKGDRRELSVWWKGFHEGDCEANITLFEPRMDSLVITTPIGAKRFYYNRKINCMPAEGSVTVAGKKRTFSRKDAMGTLDWGRGVWEYSSFWNWASASGFLPGGGSVGLNLGCGFGDLSAATENCFFINGAMTKLDWVDISYDPSSYMRPWYFSSRDGRLNLTLTPFFERVAKTNLLVIASEVHQMFGTYRGTLRTDAGREQRIDGLTGWAEEHRARW
- a CDS encoding DUF1957 domain-containing protein, which encodes MGSGKGARARLAFVLHAHIPWVRIPEERFPLQELWLYQAMLDSYIPFLQMVEHLWPAGIPPKITLSVSPTLISMLDDPYFTARFLDYLAVLKELCGIAAKRGGFDAARAAGFLARRAAESGDWLARQERGLVGAIRAAAGHGVNLICTAATHAFLPAWRHSPGMVRLQVETGLRCFEKIIGSRPDGFWLPEMGYYAGLDGLLAHARIDYTFLSAHSLYATPTVPPTGNFFPVVTGTGLRVFPRDAGLSDRIWSRESGYPGDVRYREFHRDYTYDIPEGELSSHGVTRSPFGLRLFGITGGSSEKKFYDPGEASLACDEHAEGFIAAVRERAARVRELAGIDPVFTLPFDLELFGHWWYEGPLFLERVLRAVEQSDDLELVTPDDFPGGLDMPLVVPAESSWGRGGYGATWLNPDVIDVYSRAAGLFDRLCALSRRADPHSIFAAAREIMLLQSSDWAFGISNDNFRDYFLGRIAEHTGAAETIIGRMESGADDNDFTAGRAARYPIFDTLAGEIAELVRKG